One part of the Marinobacter sp. M3C genome encodes these proteins:
- a CDS encoding group II intron maturase-specific domain-containing protein gives MRSVRHQMPASAGRVTHREGEALPCVSSDETELPRRDPKGAGRSLLEQAFAREKIDPSFSEHSHGFRPGRRAHDAVLSAQRYVQQGRHIVVDVDLSKFFDRVNHDILIDRLRKRVNDPGLMRLLRRCYDTLHLKINESKSAVTSVFGRKFLGYALWQGPNGEVRRAVSAKALQAFKLRIRQLTRRSGGRSMEQVVEKLRRYLLGWKGYFKLSQTPRIWRSLDGWIRRRLRAMQLKQWRRGKTIYRELMRLGANPWVAQSVAALSRRWWHNSLSAIHNVLTVAYFDRLGVPRLS, from the coding sequence ATGAGGTCTGTCAGGCATCAGATGCCCGCATCCGCGGGGCGGGTCACGCACCGGGAAGGTGAAGCCTTGCCGTGCGTGTCCAGCGATGAAACAGAACTCCCGCGTCGAGATCCGAAGGGCGCAGGGCGAAGCCTGCTAGAGCAGGCGTTCGCGAGAGAGAAGATTGATCCTAGCTTCAGCGAACACAGTCACGGCTTTCGCCCGGGCCGCCGTGCCCACGATGCCGTTCTGTCCGCCCAGCGATACGTCCAGCAAGGCCGCCACATTGTGGTTGATGTGGATTTGTCCAAGTTCTTTGACCGCGTCAATCACGACATTCTGATCGACCGCCTGAGGAAACGCGTGAACGACCCCGGTCTGATGCGGCTGCTGAGGCGCTGCTACGACACACTGCATTTGAAGATTAACGAATCCAAGAGTGCAGTGACGAGCGTGTTTGGGCGCAAGTTCCTTGGCTATGCTTTATGGCAGGGTCCGAACGGCGAAGTCCGCCGTGCGGTCTCAGCGAAGGCATTGCAAGCGTTCAAGCTGCGGATCCGGCAACTGACTCGACGTTCGGGAGGGCGCAGCATGGAACAAGTGGTGGAGAAGCTTCGACGCTATCTGCTGGGCTGGAAAGGTTACTTCAAGCTGTCGCAAACTCCACGCATCTGGCGCTCGCTGGATGGATGGATACGTCGGCGCTTGAGGGCTATGCAGCTTAAGCAGTGGCGACGAGGTAAGACGATCTATCGGGAGCTGATGCGCCTGGGCGCAAATCCCTGGGTGGCACAATCGGTAGCGGCTCTGAGCCGGCGCTGGTGGCACAATAGCTTGTCTGCTATCCACAACGTGTTGACGGTTGCCTACTTCGATCGGCTGGGTGTGCCAAGACTCTCATGA
- a CDS encoding RNA methyltransferase translates to MKLDDIKKLQQKKYREAFGHYLVEGEHLVLELQKAASTQPALTSSELYVTASYEHWQGPFTTHVISERQMARLANTQTPQGILAVVPTRVPTKVPLIAPEVAPIITPMGQAKEQPATDPQHSPEKAIYLHEVQDPGNLGTILRTLAWFGGFRCLLSPGSVDPYNPKVVRASMGAIFHVPLETDVELASLSQRFHRLACLDLNGRALTERSFADHDCYLFGNEARGIPTQALDELNATAYTINGKGQIESLNLASAVNICSWELMRS, encoded by the coding sequence GTGAAGCTGGACGACATCAAAAAACTGCAACAAAAAAAATACCGCGAGGCTTTCGGACACTATCTGGTAGAGGGTGAGCATCTGGTGCTGGAGTTGCAAAAAGCCGCAAGCACCCAGCCAGCCTTAACGTCTTCAGAACTTTACGTGACGGCGTCTTATGAGCACTGGCAAGGCCCGTTCACTACTCATGTGATCAGCGAGCGCCAGATGGCGCGGCTGGCCAATACCCAAACACCTCAGGGTATTTTGGCGGTTGTACCAACAAGAGTACCAACAAAAGTGCCATTAATAGCGCCTGAAGTGGCACCAATAATTACGCCCATGGGCCAGGCAAAAGAGCAGCCAGCCACCGACCCACAGCACAGTCCTGAAAAAGCCATTTATCTGCACGAAGTACAGGATCCAGGCAATTTGGGCACCATTTTACGCACACTGGCCTGGTTCGGCGGTTTTCGCTGCCTGCTCAGCCCCGGCAGCGTTGACCCTTACAACCCAAAAGTGGTGCGAGCCAGCATGGGCGCAATATTTCATGTGCCGCTGGAAACCGATGTTGAGCTAGCCAGCCTGAGCCAGCGATTTCACCGGCTGGCTTGCCTCGACTTGAATGGCCGCGCCTTAACCGAGCGCAGCTTTGCCGATCACGACTGCTATTTGTTTGGCAACGAAGCCCGCGGCATTCCGACTCAGGCCCTCGATGAACTGAACGCCACTGCCTACACCATAAATGGCAAAGGCCAGATTGAATCTCTCAATCTGGCCTCGGCGGTCAACATTTGCAGCTGGGAACTGATGCGCAGCTGA
- a CDS encoding zf-HC2 domain-containing protein: MLMCRDLAGIASDYIDGELTGRRNLSVKMHLMMCKHCRSFIGNLRASTDLMKAHSSSKPDEEFIRRIDKRVAEALKTRKPRDGNNQ; encoded by the coding sequence ATGTTAATGTGCAGGGACCTGGCCGGAATCGCCAGTGATTACATCGATGGTGAGCTGACCGGCCGGCGGAATCTGTCTGTGAAAATGCATCTGATGATGTGCAAGCACTGCCGCTCGTTTATCGGTAACCTTCGTGCCAGCACCGATCTTATGAAGGCGCACTCCTCCAGCAAGCCGGACGAGGAATTCATACGTCGGATTGATAAACGGGTAGCGGAAGCGCTCAAGACACGAAAACCCCGTGATGGGAATAATCAGTGA
- a CDS encoding RNA polymerase sigma factor, with the protein MNTAVHPDPQCSLIEDLKRGNSSAYKKAVREYSPGMLAVARFYLDYSSAEEIVQDCWVTVIDAIHKFEGRSGLKTWLHRIVANRCKNKLRSSKREVAIDFSESLEPELANRFNAKGHWNLPPSLKFHESADILMENDALSDCLDKHLSALPETQRSALMLFEAHQHKSEDVCNILDVSASNLRVLLHRARQKIFLMVETFQETGEC; encoded by the coding sequence ATGAACACCGCAGTGCATCCGGACCCCCAATGCTCGCTGATCGAAGACCTGAAAAGAGGCAATTCATCTGCCTACAAAAAAGCCGTTCGGGAATATTCCCCAGGTATGTTGGCCGTCGCCCGGTTTTACCTGGATTATTCCAGTGCTGAAGAGATTGTTCAGGATTGCTGGGTGACGGTGATCGATGCCATTCACAAATTTGAAGGCCGCTCCGGCCTGAAAACCTGGTTGCACCGAATTGTCGCCAACCGCTGCAAGAACAAGCTCCGATCCAGCAAGCGGGAAGTAGCCATTGATTTTTCCGAGAGCCTGGAACCGGAGCTTGCCAACCGCTTCAATGCAAAAGGCCATTGGAACCTACCGCCATCACTTAAGTTTCACGAATCCGCAGATATCTTGATGGAAAATGACGCGCTCAGCGATTGCCTGGACAAACACCTGTCCGCACTACCAGAAACCCAGCGCTCAGCCCTGATGCTGTTCGAAGCCCACCAACACAAATCCGAGGATGTCTGTAACATTCTGGATGTCAGTGCCTCTAACCTTCGTGTCCTTTTACACCGTGCCAGGCAGAAGATTTTTCTCATGGTGGAAACCTTCCAGGAGACGGGCGAATGTTAA
- a CDS encoding YiiX/YebB-like N1pC/P60 family cysteine hydrolase, producing the protein MLLNWLSRRLAAYLSKEVSRHSIRTSTWEAMVNTLQPGDVLLVEGNTRISVAIKYLTQSTWSHAALYLGPNAGLGTSGDGEAHALVEADLENGIRPLPLCYYRHAHTRICRPVGLSDTDIRTLTEYACSRLGHQYDMKNVFDLARYLWSTPPVPTRYRHKLLAFGSGDPTRAICSTFIAEGFQQLRYPILPVVETLPANDPDCADCVRERFRVKHHSLFTPRDFDASPYFRIVKPTIEGEFDYRAIAWEDG; encoded by the coding sequence ATGTTATTGAATTGGCTTTCGAGGCGCCTGGCCGCTTACCTTTCGAAGGAAGTTTCCCGGCACTCCATCAGAACGTCAACCTGGGAAGCAATGGTGAATACTCTTCAACCCGGAGACGTTCTGCTGGTAGAGGGCAACACGCGGATCAGCGTTGCCATCAAGTACCTGACTCAGTCCACCTGGTCTCACGCTGCGCTTTACCTTGGACCGAATGCCGGACTTGGAACATCGGGTGATGGTGAAGCTCACGCGCTGGTTGAGGCGGACCTTGAGAACGGTATTCGCCCGCTCCCACTTTGCTATTACCGACACGCCCACACCCGCATCTGTCGCCCGGTCGGGTTAAGCGACACGGACATCAGAACGCTTACTGAATACGCGTGCAGCAGGCTCGGCCATCAGTACGATATGAAAAACGTGTTTGATCTGGCCCGTTACCTGTGGTCAACGCCTCCGGTGCCAACCCGCTACAGGCACAAACTGCTCGCCTTCGGAAGCGGCGATCCCACCCGGGCGATCTGTTCAACGTTCATTGCCGAAGGTTTTCAGCAGCTGCGCTATCCGATTCTGCCGGTCGTAGAAACACTTCCCGCCAACGATCCTGACTGTGCCGACTGCGTGCGCGAGCGTTTTCGGGTTAAGCACCACTCTTTGTTCACCCCAAGAGACTTTGATGCCTCACCCTATTTCCGAATTGTAAAACCCACCATTGAAGGCGAATTCGATTACCGGGCCATCGCCTGGGAGGACGGTTAA
- a CDS encoding bifunctional TVP38/TMEM64 family protein/FAD-dependent oxidoreductase: MTRSKLLLILVIAVIVGFFLGFDGHKLLTLENLQANQGALAQWIDQNLLIAVAGYAAIYVVVTALSLPGATIMTLAGGAFFGNLYGLAAVSIASTLGASLAFLVARFLMRDTLRERYRETIAKMDRGIKKDGAFYLATLRLVPVFPFFLINLAMGLTGMKLRTYALVSWVAMLPGTFVFVNAGTQLGQIQSTGDIVSADLLLSFALLGLFPLIAKFVVGFLRRRKVYAGWKKPERFDYNLLVIGGGSAGLVSAYIAAAVKAKVGLIEKHKLGGDCLNTGCVPSKALIRSAKAADTLRHANRYGLESVPVKSSFLNIMNRVKDVIAKIEPHDSPERYRELGVDCIAGEASFVSPWELEVRHNDGHTERLTARSIIVATGGKPAMPPIPGLEDMKPLNSENLWELQEQPGRLLVLGGGPIGSELALAFARLGSQVIQVEMGDRLLAKEDSDVSELVKIQFENDGVDLRLEHAAKEFAIEEGEKVVYCEHKGERVRIAFDQVLVAVGRAANTKGLGLDKIGIEPLPNGTVPVEEDMSLRYPNVFACGDVAGPYQFTHAAAHQAWYAAVNALFGQFKRFKVDYRVMPWVTFTSPEVARVGLSEAEAREKGIAFEVTRYGLDDLDRAITDSEDSGFIKVLTPPGKDKILGVVVVSSHAGEILAEFTLAMKHGLGLNKILGTIHPYPTWNEAAKATAGKWKQANAPQRLLAIVEKIHRWRRG, from the coding sequence ATGACGCGTAGCAAGCTTTTACTCATTTTGGTTATCGCCGTGATTGTTGGTTTTTTTCTCGGCTTCGACGGGCACAAGCTGCTGACGCTGGAGAACCTGCAGGCGAATCAGGGAGCCCTGGCGCAATGGATTGACCAGAACCTTTTGATCGCTGTTGCTGGTTATGCCGCAATTTATGTGGTGGTCACAGCTCTTTCCCTGCCGGGGGCGACGATCATGACGCTGGCCGGCGGTGCCTTTTTCGGTAACCTGTATGGCTTGGCGGCGGTTTCCATTGCCTCCACGCTGGGGGCTTCCCTGGCGTTTCTGGTGGCAAGATTCCTCATGCGTGACACCCTGCGGGAGCGCTATCGGGAAACCATCGCCAAAATGGACCGTGGCATTAAAAAGGACGGTGCGTTCTACCTGGCAACCCTGCGTCTTGTGCCGGTGTTTCCGTTCTTCCTGATCAACTTGGCGATGGGCCTCACCGGAATGAAGCTGCGAACTTACGCACTGGTCAGCTGGGTTGCCATGTTGCCCGGCACGTTTGTTTTTGTGAATGCCGGTACCCAGTTGGGTCAGATTCAGTCCACTGGCGATATCGTTTCTGCGGATTTGCTGCTGTCGTTTGCCTTGCTTGGGCTTTTCCCGTTGATTGCAAAGTTTGTGGTTGGCTTTCTCCGTCGTCGCAAGGTCTATGCCGGCTGGAAGAAGCCGGAGCGCTTTGATTACAACCTGCTGGTGATTGGTGGTGGTTCGGCGGGTCTTGTATCGGCCTATATTGCGGCCGCCGTCAAAGCCAAAGTGGGGTTGATCGAAAAACACAAACTGGGCGGCGATTGCCTGAATACCGGATGTGTTCCTTCGAAGGCACTCATTCGAAGCGCGAAGGCGGCGGATACATTGCGCCATGCCAATCGCTACGGGCTCGAGTCGGTGCCGGTGAAAAGCTCATTCCTGAACATCATGAACCGTGTCAAAGACGTGATTGCCAAAATAGAGCCGCACGATTCCCCTGAGCGCTACCGGGAGCTGGGCGTGGACTGCATCGCTGGCGAGGCCAGCTTCGTCTCTCCCTGGGAATTGGAGGTGCGGCACAACGATGGCCACACCGAGCGGCTGACGGCGCGGAGCATTATTGTCGCCACCGGCGGTAAGCCGGCCATGCCGCCGATTCCGGGGCTTGAAGATATGAAGCCTTTGAACTCTGAAAACCTTTGGGAATTGCAGGAACAGCCGGGGCGTTTGCTGGTGTTGGGTGGCGGCCCCATCGGTTCCGAGCTGGCCCTTGCCTTTGCCCGCTTGGGCAGCCAGGTGATTCAAGTAGAAATGGGAGACCGGCTGCTGGCAAAAGAAGACAGCGATGTGTCTGAATTGGTGAAAATACAATTCGAAAATGACGGCGTCGACCTTCGTCTGGAACATGCGGCCAAAGAGTTCGCCATCGAAGAAGGCGAAAAGGTGGTTTACTGCGAGCACAAAGGGGAGCGGGTTCGTATTGCCTTCGATCAGGTGCTGGTCGCGGTGGGCCGTGCCGCAAACACCAAAGGCCTGGGGCTTGACAAAATCGGCATTGAACCCTTGCCTAACGGAACTGTTCCGGTGGAAGAGGATATGAGTTTGCGCTATCCGAATGTGTTCGCCTGTGGCGATGTTGCCGGGCCCTATCAGTTTACCCATGCTGCGGCGCACCAGGCATGGTATGCCGCGGTGAATGCCCTGTTTGGTCAGTTTAAACGCTTCAAGGTCGATTACCGGGTTATGCCGTGGGTCACTTTTACCTCGCCGGAAGTGGCCCGCGTGGGGCTGAGTGAAGCCGAAGCCAGGGAGAAAGGCATTGCCTTTGAAGTCACCCGATACGGTCTGGACGATCTGGATCGGGCCATTACTGATAGCGAAGACTCTGGTTTCATCAAGGTGCTGACGCCGCCGGGCAAAGACAAAATCCTCGGCGTGGTGGTGGTGAGTTCCCACGCCGGCGAAATTCTGGCGGAGTTCACTCTGGCGATGAAGCACGGCCTGGGGTTAAATAAAATTCTTGGCACAATTCATCCGTACCCGACCTGGAATGAAGCCGCTAAAGCCACTGCGGGCAAATGGAAACAGGCCAATGCGCCCCAACGTTTGCTGGCCATAGTGGAAAAAATTCACCGCTGGCGTCGCGGTTAG
- a CDS encoding DUF302 domain-containing protein: MKALRMIALPLVLLMCSGLTLAADGLIKVKSNHSVAATADKLEAVLSENGMKIMNRINHAAGAESANMELRPTELVIFGNPKVGTPLMQCSQTVAVDLPQKALIWEDENGQVWLGYNDPQYLKTRHAIEGCDPVLAKVGAALKNFARAATAD; encoded by the coding sequence ATGAAAGCCTTAAGAATGATTGCGCTACCCCTCGTTTTGTTGATGTGCTCGGGCCTGACTTTGGCCGCAGATGGACTGATTAAGGTTAAAAGTAACCACAGCGTAGCGGCAACAGCCGATAAACTTGAAGCGGTTTTGAGTGAGAACGGCATGAAAATCATGAACCGGATTAATCACGCTGCCGGGGCTGAATCGGCGAATATGGAATTGCGGCCTACCGAGCTGGTGATTTTTGGTAACCCGAAAGTGGGCACGCCATTGATGCAATGCTCGCAAACTGTCGCCGTGGATTTGCCCCAGAAAGCGCTGATCTGGGAGGACGAAAATGGCCAGGTCTGGCTTGGCTATAACGATCCGCAATATTTGAAAACCCGCCACGCTATCGAAGGTTGTGATCCGGTGTTAGCGAAAGTGGGGGCCGCGCTGAAGAATTTTGCCCGAGCTGCCACTGCGGACTGA
- the rlmE gene encoding 23S rRNA (uridine(2552)-2'-O)-methyltransferase RlmE, whose amino-acid sequence MARSKSSSRWLEEHVNDPFVKKAQIDGYRSRASYKLLEINAKDKLIQPTMTVMDLGSAPGGWSQVATDVVGHKGRVIASDILPMDAVAGVEFIQGDFTENAVFEEIMAVLGDAKVDVVISDMAPNISGVNAADQAASMYLIELALDMASQVLKPKGSFVAKVFHGGGYDGYVKAVREQFDKVVVRKPDSSRARSREVYLVGKGFRG is encoded by the coding sequence ATGGCCCGATCAAAAAGCAGTAGCCGCTGGCTAGAAGAGCATGTTAACGATCCCTTCGTAAAAAAAGCGCAAATCGATGGTTACCGCTCCCGTGCCAGTTACAAACTTCTTGAAATTAACGCCAAAGACAAGCTGATTCAGCCCACCATGACGGTGATGGACCTGGGTTCTGCGCCCGGAGGTTGGTCGCAAGTGGCCACCGACGTGGTGGGGCACAAAGGTCGGGTAATAGCCTCGGACATTTTGCCCATGGACGCTGTTGCCGGTGTCGAATTTATTCAGGGCGATTTTACCGAGAACGCCGTTTTCGAAGAAATCATGGCGGTACTGGGTGATGCAAAAGTCGACGTGGTTATTTCAGATATGGCGCCCAACATCAGCGGCGTAAACGCGGCGGACCAGGCGGCGTCTATGTACCTGATTGAGCTGGCGCTGGATATGGCCAGCCAGGTGCTAAAACCCAAAGGCAGCTTTGTCGCCAAGGTGTTTCATGGCGGAGGTTATGACGGCTACGTGAAAGCGGTGCGCGAACAGTTCGACAAGGTGGTGGTGCGCAAACCGGATTCTTCCCGTGCCCGCTCGCGAGAGGTCTATCTGGTGGGTAAGGGCTTTCGCGGCTGA
- a CDS encoding DUF3581 domain-containing protein, producing the protein MFLERFHCEKDGRVYISAAQASLFAKEVAGDFNPIHDPDARRFCVPGDLLFAVVLWRFGLSTNMTFHFRALLGKDVPLEFRESTDGTIHVCDTAGKVYLEVARSGDITTDKVFIEEFTLGYVAASGKNFPHTMKPLMESNGVMFNPDRPMVMYDSMTVTLDSLHAVSPELELHNATLEANGKRGQVTLEYRLMSGDHALGTVSKRLVLGGLRPYCPDAMADVVAQFYRLKARGVSYGTDIAST; encoded by the coding sequence ATGTTTCTAGAACGTTTTCACTGTGAAAAGGATGGCCGCGTATACATCAGCGCCGCCCAGGCCAGTCTGTTTGCCAAGGAAGTGGCCGGGGACTTTAACCCGATTCACGATCCGGACGCCCGCCGCTTCTGCGTGCCGGGGGACTTACTGTTCGCCGTTGTACTTTGGCGTTTTGGCTTGTCAACGAACATGACCTTCCACTTTCGCGCCCTGCTGGGTAAAGACGTGCCGCTGGAATTTCGCGAAAGCACCGACGGCACCATTCACGTGTGTGATACAGCTGGCAAGGTGTATTTGGAAGTAGCCCGCAGCGGCGATATCACTACCGACAAAGTGTTTATCGAGGAATTCACCTTGGGCTACGTGGCAGCGTCGGGCAAAAACTTCCCGCACACCATGAAGCCTTTGATGGAATCCAACGGCGTAATGTTCAACCCGGACCGGCCAATGGTGATGTACGACAGCATGACTGTCACATTAGACAGCCTGCATGCAGTGTCACCGGAGCTGGAGCTGCATAACGCCACTCTGGAAGCCAATGGCAAGCGTGGCCAGGTCACTCTGGAGTATCGTTTGATGTCTGGCGACCATGCGCTGGGCACCGTATCCAAGCGTTTAGTGTTGGGCGGTTTGCGGCCTTATTGCCCGGATGCAATGGCCGATGTGGTAGCGCAGTTCTATCGCTTGAAGGCCCGCGGTGTCAGTTATGGCACAGACATCGCCAGCACCTGA
- a CDS encoding EthD family reductase: MIKVSVLYPKAADSTFDIAYYRDTHMALVREKLAGACKRTAIESGLAGGAPGEAPTYIAMGHLYFDSVSDFEAAFGPHAKEILGDIPNFTNVQPTIQISEVIE; the protein is encoded by the coding sequence ATGATAAAAGTCAGCGTACTTTACCCCAAGGCTGCAGATAGCACGTTCGACATTGCCTATTACCGTGACACCCATATGGCGCTGGTTCGTGAAAAACTCGCGGGCGCGTGCAAGCGAACAGCTATCGAATCAGGCCTGGCAGGAGGCGCACCAGGCGAGGCGCCCACCTACATCGCCATGGGCCACCTGTATTTTGACTCCGTCAGTGATTTCGAGGCGGCGTTCGGGCCCCACGCCAAAGAGATCCTGGGGGATATCCCGAATTTCACCAATGTACAGCCGACGATTCAGATCAGCGAAGTCATCGAGTAA
- the ahpF gene encoding alkyl hydroperoxide reductase subunit F has protein sequence MLDANLKGQLKGYLDNVKQPIELVAALDDSAKANELFELLQEIDGLSDMITLREDGGSDVRRPSFAINRVGTNVGVRFAGIPMGHEFTSLVLALLQVGGHPSKATPELIQQVQELDGNFEFETYFSLSCQNCPDVVQALNLMSVLNPSVKHTAIDGALFQAEVEEREIMAVPSVYLNGQLFGQGRMKLEEIVAKLDTNTDAREADKLRQKGIFEVLVIGGGPAGSAAAVYAARKGIATGIAAERFGGQVADTMGIENLISVPYTEGPKLVAAMEQNVIEYGVDIMNMQLAEKLIPATKPGMPHEIRMANGASLKARTVVLSTGARWRQLGVPGEDKYRNKGVAYCPHCDGPLFKGKRVAVVGGGNSGVEAAIDLAGIVGHVTLLEFGAELRADEVLQRKLRSLKNVDIAVSAQTTEVTGVNGKVNGLDYTDRHSGENVHVELEGVFIQIGLIPNTEWLKGDIELSKHGEVIINERNETSIPGVFAAGDATTVPYKQIVVSMGEGSKAALSAFDFLIRNSVDE, from the coding sequence ATGTTAGATGCCAATTTGAAAGGCCAATTAAAAGGTTACCTGGACAACGTGAAGCAGCCCATCGAGCTGGTTGCCGCGCTGGACGACAGCGCAAAAGCCAACGAGTTGTTTGAGCTGCTACAGGAAATCGACGGGTTGTCTGACATGATTACCCTACGTGAAGATGGTGGTTCAGACGTGCGTCGCCCGTCATTTGCTATCAACCGTGTGGGCACCAACGTAGGTGTACGCTTTGCCGGTATTCCTATGGGCCATGAGTTTACGTCCCTGGTATTGGCACTGCTGCAAGTGGGTGGGCATCCCTCCAAGGCAACTCCAGAGCTGATTCAGCAGGTTCAGGAATTGGACGGAAATTTTGAATTTGAAACCTATTTCTCGCTGTCGTGCCAGAACTGCCCGGATGTGGTGCAGGCACTTAACCTGATGAGTGTGCTCAACCCAAGTGTGAAGCACACCGCCATTGACGGCGCCTTGTTCCAGGCTGAAGTGGAAGAGCGGGAAATCATGGCAGTGCCTAGCGTGTACCTGAACGGCCAGCTGTTTGGCCAGGGCCGTATGAAGCTGGAAGAAATTGTAGCCAAGCTGGACACCAACACCGACGCCCGTGAAGCCGATAAACTTCGCCAGAAGGGCATTTTTGAAGTGTTGGTCATTGGCGGTGGCCCGGCCGGCTCCGCAGCGGCTGTTTACGCAGCCCGTAAAGGCATTGCCACGGGTATTGCCGCCGAACGCTTTGGTGGTCAGGTTGCTGACACTATGGGCATTGAAAACCTGATTTCTGTGCCTTACACCGAAGGCCCCAAGTTAGTGGCCGCGATGGAGCAGAACGTAATAGAGTATGGTGTGGATATCATGAACATGCAGCTGGCCGAAAAGCTGATTCCGGCGACAAAGCCGGGCATGCCCCATGAAATCCGTATGGCCAACGGTGCCTCGCTGAAAGCCCGCACAGTGGTCCTGTCGACCGGTGCCCGCTGGCGCCAGCTGGGTGTTCCCGGTGAAGACAAGTACCGCAATAAGGGCGTAGCTTACTGCCCACACTGCGACGGCCCGTTGTTCAAAGGTAAGCGCGTAGCGGTGGTTGGCGGTGGTAACTCGGGTGTCGAAGCCGCCATCGACCTGGCCGGTATTGTTGGTCACGTAACCTTGCTGGAATTTGGAGCCGAATTGCGCGCTGATGAAGTGCTGCAGCGCAAGCTGCGCAGTTTGAAGAACGTGGATATTGCGGTATCGGCCCAGACCACCGAAGTGACCGGTGTCAACGGTAAGGTGAATGGCCTGGATTACACCGATCGTCACAGCGGTGAAAATGTTCATGTAGAGCTGGAGGGCGTGTTTATACAAATCGGCTTGATACCCAACACCGAGTGGCTGAAAGGCGATATCGAGCTCAGCAAGCACGGCGAAGTAATCATCAACGAGCGCAACGAAACCAGCATTCCTGGCGTATTTGCCGCCGGTGATGCCACCACCGTGCCTTACAAGCAAATCGTGGTTTCCATGGGCGAAGGTTCCAAAGCGGCCCTTAGCGCCTTTGACTTCCTGATTCGTAACTCTGTTGACGAATAG
- a CDS encoding DEAD/DEAH box helicase — protein MSFSSLGLSEQLVRATLDQGYETPSPIQLKAIPAVLAGKDVMAAAQTGTGKTAGFVLPILQMLEQNPRTGKGPRVLILTPTRELAAQVHDSVNLYSRYVPTRAAVVFGGVKINPQMMKLRKGLDVLVATPGRLMDLYQQNAVRFNEVEFLVLDEADRMLDMGFIRDIRKIMAMLPAKRQSLLFSATFSNEIRTLAKGLLNDPVQIDVAVRNSTVESVVQSVYPVDQSQKTALLSKLVRDNSWEQVLVFTRTKHGANRLTEKLGKDGITAAAIHGNKSQGARTRALAEFKQGDIRVLVATDIAARGLDIKQLPQVVNFELPNVPEDYVHRIGRTGRAGESGHALSLVSADELSMLVGIEKLIKKQLPRKEVEGFEPKNNVALKPKAKADPSKARNRSGGNGGGNGRPSDKPGGRSAGRSQNGNGGQRGRSGQRQNQDA, from the coding sequence ATGAGTTTTTCTTCACTCGGTTTGTCTGAGCAGTTAGTCCGTGCCACTTTGGACCAGGGTTACGAAACCCCGTCACCCATTCAGTTAAAAGCCATTCCAGCGGTATTGGCTGGTAAAGACGTGATGGCCGCCGCGCAAACCGGCACCGGTAAAACCGCCGGTTTTGTCTTGCCGATATTGCAGATGCTGGAGCAGAACCCGCGCACCGGCAAAGGCCCGCGCGTGCTGATTCTGACGCCTACCCGCGAACTTGCCGCCCAAGTTCACGACAGCGTGAACCTTTACAGCCGCTACGTGCCTACCCGCGCGGCTGTCGTATTTGGTGGCGTAAAAATTAACCCGCAGATGATGAAACTGCGCAAAGGGCTGGACGTACTGGTTGCCACACCCGGCCGCCTGATGGACTTGTATCAGCAGAACGCCGTGCGTTTTAACGAAGTAGAATTTTTGGTGCTGGACGAAGCCGACCGCATGCTGGATATGGGCTTTATTCGCGATATCCGCAAGATTATGGCCATGCTGCCTGCGAAGCGCCAGAGCCTGCTGTTTTCTGCAACCTTCTCCAACGAAATTCGCACCCTGGCTAAGGGCCTGCTGAACGACCCGGTGCAGATTGACGTTGCAGTGCGCAACTCAACCGTCGAAAGTGTTGTGCAGTCGGTGTATCCGGTGGATCAGAGCCAGAAAACGGCGCTGTTGAGCAAACTGGTGCGCGACAACAGCTGGGAACAAGTACTGGTATTTACCCGCACCAAGCACGGCGCCAACCGCCTGACCGAGAAGCTGGGCAAAGACGGTATTACCGCTGCTGCGATTCACGGCAATAAGTCCCAGGGTGCCCGTACCCGTGCTTTGGCCGAGTTCAAACAGGGTGATATCCGTGTGCTGGTAGCGACCGACATCGCTGCTCGCGGTTTGGATATTAAGCAGTTGCCCCAAGTGGTGAATTTTGAACTGCCTAACGTGCCGGAAGATTACGTTCACCGCATTGGCCGTACCGGTCGCGCGGGTGAAAGTGGCCACGCGCTCTCTTTGGTGAGTGCTGACGAGCTCAGCATGTTGGTCGGTATTGAAAAGCTGATCAAAAAACAGCTGCCGCGTAAGGAAGTGGAAGGCTTTGAGCCTAAAAACAACGTGGCACTGAAGCCAAAAGCCAAGGCCGATCCGAGCAAAGCTCGTAATCGCAGCGGTGGAAATGGTGGCGGCAATGGCCGGCCCAGTGATAAGCCCGGCGGACGCAGCGCAGGCCGCAGCCAGAATGGCAATGGCGGCCAACGTGGACGTTCAGGCCAGCGTCAAAACCAGGACGCCTGA